The Cardiocondyla obscurior isolate alpha-2009 linkage group LG22, Cobs3.1, whole genome shotgun sequence genome includes a region encoding these proteins:
- the LOC139110957 gene encoding TBC1 domain family member 19, which produces MHDEIAARSTVVALETVLIEKWRIFLIFLQVHLALCDIVGPRISREKMDEKIAESASSLDKTARKLTDDIRSMSNYRALYSEIQKLVASPAVDKNDFKNSLITALKDNGLETEIRNTVFHWARSRGSLHSRSVSHIQTADLSYLKKTQIQWERRIQKSLNSICGELNIPLARIRPTTDRDELAEKWNELSTYDIDLSQYRPLYAPKDFLDVLFSIRDPSFKKQPDELNWDFSHIQISVKTLAQLRRMYRELAQGMSLLGVNPDIPATENFPNLEAERTHIGEKVLHSNHAPIAQEFLKRGSPRALRGRIWSLVLGSVIKDNDIEYYEELKNMFLQYDIVVDKLIIMDVQLTARNDDQYFVFEDVLYKTMLCFSRDSEILAPVTTDRSAGGQVIHAVLQGKPATLENTLVFPPSGVIPFHGFTMYATPFCYLYDDPCAMYYTFRAFYLRYWFRLHTVSSHEQGIVALCLLFERLLQCHEPQLWAHLKNIHIQPIKIVFKWLMRGFSGHLPPEQLLYLWDLILGYDSLEIISLLAVTILSFRKENLMQVNTQQNVEAVLADLSSLKVMPLLQLALLKE; this is translated from the exons ATGCACGACGAGATCGCTGCGCGCTCGACGGTTGTTGCCTTGGAGACCGTGCTTATTGAAAAATggcgtatatttttaatttttctccaGGTGCACCTCGCTTTGTGCGACATTGTGGGACCTCGaatctcgcgagaaaaaatGGACGAGAAAATCGCGGAGAGCGCGAGTTCGCTCGACAAGACGGCGCGGAAGCTCACCGATGATATTCGAAGTATGTCAAACTACAGAGCGCTTTATAGCGAGATACAG AAACTTGTCGCGTCGCCCGCCGTGGACAAAAACGACTTCAAGAACTCGCTGATCACGGCACTTAAGGATAACGGGCTGGAAACGGAAATTCGAAATACCGTGTTTCACTGGGCGCGATCGCGG GGTTCCCTGCATTCTCGTTCAGTTTCTCACATACAGACGGCTGATCTGAGTTATTTAAAGAAGACTCAAATTCAATGGGAACGACGTATACAGAAATCGTTGAACTCGATATGCGGCGAATTGAACATTCCCCTTGCACGCATAAGACCTACTACCGATAGAGATGAGTTAGCTGAAAAGTGGAACGAATTGAGTACTTACGACATTG ATCTGTCGCAATACCGGCCGTTATACGCACCAAAAGACTTCCTAGATGTATTATTCTCTATACGCGATCCATCGTTCAAGAAACAACC AGACGAATTGAATTGGGATTTTAGTCACATACAAATTAGTGTGAAAACACTTGCGCAATTG AGACGTATGTATCGAGAGCTAGCACAGGGAATGTCATTGTTGGGAGTAAATCCCGACATACCGGCAACGGAGAACTTCCCAAATTTAGAAGCCGAGCGAACGCACATCGGCGAAAAAGTATTGCATTCAAATCATGCCCCGATTGCTCAAGAATTTCTTAAAAGAGGATCCCCTCGTGCATTACGCGGTCGTATTTGGTCACTCGTACTCGGATCTGTTATCAAAGATAAC gataTAGAATACTACGAGGAActgaaaaatatgtttttgcAATATGATATTGTAGTAGACAAGCTGATAATAATg GACGTGCAATTAACAGCGAGAAACGATGATCAGTATTTTGTATTTGAAgacgttttatataaaacgatGTTGTGCTTTTCAAGAGATTCCGAAATACTTGCACCAGTCACAACTGACAGAAGTGCGGGAGGCCAAGTTATTCATGCGGTTTTGCAGGGCAAACCAGCAACATTAGAAAATACTTTAGTCTTTCCACCAAGTGGCGTTATTCCGTTTCATGGATTTACAATGTATG CTACAccattttgttatttatatgaTGATCCCTGCGCTATGTACTATACTTTCCGCGCATTCTACTTAAGATATTGGTTTCGTTTGCATACTGTATCGAGTCATGAGCAAGGTATAGTTGCTCTTTGCCTACTTTTCGAACGACTATTGCAATGCCACGAGCCGCAATTGTGGGcccatttaaaaaatatacatattcaaCC aataaaaatagtttttaaatggCTCATGAGAGGCTTCAGTGGTCATTTACCACCTGAACAATTATTGTATCTTTGGGATCTGATACTAGGTTACGACtctttagaaattatttctttattagcTGTGACGATATTAAGttttcgaaaagaaaatttaatgcaagTTAATACTCAACAGAATGTAGAg gCTGTATTAGCAGATTTATCTTCTTTAAAAGTAATGCCTTTACTGCAGCTAGctcttttaaaagaataa
- the LOC139110966 gene encoding acyl-CoA:lysophosphatidylglycerol acyltransferase 1 isoform X1 has product MTDPTSASSTFVRIISNIVTLLKCVARTAFVILNNVYCIPTYVVWMMLLFPVKIYQPQVYWRIEGLFFHWLLAMVSMWTWSAGYDIIEQGDDIQKIISEKTLVIANHQSTGDVPILMTTFNAKPNVLPNLMWIMDRVFKFTNFGVVSVLHQDFFIVSGRKRREESLKQLEKHLKESYIPRDRKWMVLFPEGGFLCKRRETSQKYAKKNNLPILENVTLPRVGAMQTIFDTLGPASSKDTENQHLNSRPNMVVVKPEISWVLDITIAYPQGKPLDLPTIITGSRPPCETVLFYRLFPSSVVPREPEQLSKWLYDRWVEKEVLLEHFYKHGTFLDPNGPHRGSSKVNQDPLRFLVLHLFFITSSYIHYSVLTYVLSCFW; this is encoded by the exons ATGACTGACCCTACCTCCGCCTCTTCTACCTTTGTCAG AATAATCAGCAATATAGTGACTTTACTGAAATGTGTCGCACGCACGGCATTTGTGATATTAAACAATGTCTATTGCATACCCACGTACGTGGTATGGATGATGTTGCTGTTCcctgtaaaaatatatcagcCGCAAGTGTACTGGCGAATCGAAGGCCTATTTTTCCACTGGCTGTTGGCGATGGTGTCGATGTGGACCTGGTCTGCAGGCTACGACA TAATAGAACAAGGTGATGACATCCAGAAGATAATAAGCGAGAAAACGTTAGTCATAGCGAATCATCAGAGCACTGGTGATGTTCCTATATTAATGACTACATTTAACGCCAAACCAAATGTTCTACCTAATTTAATGTGGATAATGGATAGAGTGTTCAAATTTACGAATTTCGGAGTAGTTTCTGTACTGCATCAAGATTTCTTCATTGTGTCG GGTCGTAAACGAAGGGAAGAAAGTTTAAAACAATTAGAAAAACATCTCAAAGAATCTTATATACCGCGAGATAGGAAATGGATGGTACTCTTCCCAGAAGGTGGTTTTCTGTGCAAGAGGAGGGAGACGTCGCAAAAGTACGCTAAGAAGAACAACCTGCCTATTCTTGAAAATGTGACTCTACCTAGAGTAGGAGCTAtgcaaacaatttttgataccCTTGGGCCAGCGAGTAGTAAAGACACAGAGAATCAACACTTGAACAGCCGACCAA atATGGTGGTAGTTAAGCCAGAAATTAGTTGGGTTCTCGATATAACAATAGCGTATCCTCAAGGTAAGCCGCTCGACTTACCTACTATTATAACTGGTTCGAGACCTCCGTGCGAGactgtattattttatcgacTTTTCCCTAGCTCAGTG GTACCTCGTGAACCAGAACAATTGTCTAAATGGTTGTACGATAGGTGGGTGGAGAAAGAGGTACTCCTGGAACATTTTTATAAGCACGGAACGTTTCTCGATCCAAATGGACCGCACCGGGGAAGTTCCAAAGTAAATCAGGATCCATTAAGATTCCTAGTCCttcatttattctttataacGTCTAGTTATATACATTATAGCGTGCTTACGTACGTGCTATCTTGCTTTTGGTAA
- the LOC139110966 gene encoding acyl-CoA:lysophosphatidylglycerol acyltransferase 1 isoform X2, giving the protein MMLLFPVKIYQPQVYWRIEGLFFHWLLAMVSMWTWSAGYDIIEQGDDIQKIISEKTLVIANHQSTGDVPILMTTFNAKPNVLPNLMWIMDRVFKFTNFGVVSVLHQDFFIVSGRKRREESLKQLEKHLKESYIPRDRKWMVLFPEGGFLCKRRETSQKYAKKNNLPILENVTLPRVGAMQTIFDTLGPASSKDTENQHLNSRPNMVVVKPEISWVLDITIAYPQGKPLDLPTIITGSRPPCETVLFYRLFPSSVVPREPEQLSKWLYDRWVEKEVLLEHFYKHGTFLDPNGPHRGSSKVNQDPLRFLVLHLFFITSSYIHYSVLTYVLSCFW; this is encoded by the exons ATGATGTTGCTGTTCcctgtaaaaatatatcagcCGCAAGTGTACTGGCGAATCGAAGGCCTATTTTTCCACTGGCTGTTGGCGATGGTGTCGATGTGGACCTGGTCTGCAGGCTACGACA TAATAGAACAAGGTGATGACATCCAGAAGATAATAAGCGAGAAAACGTTAGTCATAGCGAATCATCAGAGCACTGGTGATGTTCCTATATTAATGACTACATTTAACGCCAAACCAAATGTTCTACCTAATTTAATGTGGATAATGGATAGAGTGTTCAAATTTACGAATTTCGGAGTAGTTTCTGTACTGCATCAAGATTTCTTCATTGTGTCG GGTCGTAAACGAAGGGAAGAAAGTTTAAAACAATTAGAAAAACATCTCAAAGAATCTTATATACCGCGAGATAGGAAATGGATGGTACTCTTCCCAGAAGGTGGTTTTCTGTGCAAGAGGAGGGAGACGTCGCAAAAGTACGCTAAGAAGAACAACCTGCCTATTCTTGAAAATGTGACTCTACCTAGAGTAGGAGCTAtgcaaacaatttttgataccCTTGGGCCAGCGAGTAGTAAAGACACAGAGAATCAACACTTGAACAGCCGACCAA atATGGTGGTAGTTAAGCCAGAAATTAGTTGGGTTCTCGATATAACAATAGCGTATCCTCAAGGTAAGCCGCTCGACTTACCTACTATTATAACTGGTTCGAGACCTCCGTGCGAGactgtattattttatcgacTTTTCCCTAGCTCAGTG GTACCTCGTGAACCAGAACAATTGTCTAAATGGTTGTACGATAGGTGGGTGGAGAAAGAGGTACTCCTGGAACATTTTTATAAGCACGGAACGTTTCTCGATCCAAATGGACCGCACCGGGGAAGTTCCAAAGTAAATCAGGATCCATTAAGATTCCTAGTCCttcatttattctttataacGTCTAGTTATATACATTATAGCGTGCTTACGTACGTGCTATCTTGCTTTTGGTAA